Part of the Vicinamibacteria bacterium genome, GGGAAAGCAAACGAGAGCTCGAAGGCGCGAGTCTGGTCGTCGCCGATCACGACGCGCTCTCCGAGGGCGGCCTCGAGAGGGTCGCCTCCGCTTCGCACCCGATAGGCGCGCTCCCCAAGCCTCCCGAACTCGAGCGAGCGGCCATGCAGGTCGAACGGATTTGCTTCGGCGATGACGGTCCCGTCGTCGTTCATCACGATGAGGTCGCCGACGATCTCGAGGCGGGCCCCCGCCCGAAGCGGCCTCCCGAGTCCTCGATCGGTTCGCTCGTCGAAGAAGCGATGCTTGGCGACCTCGAGCCTCGCGCGCCCGGGAAACGTCCCGCACAGAGCCGACTCCCGGAGCTCCGCAGATGCGGAGCTCGACACCAGAAGCACCACGAACGCAAGAACCGGTCTCGATCGACCGCCTCTCCGTTTAGACCGAATCGAGCTCAGGACCACGACACTTACTCCCGTAACGTTCGGGATGAGCCTATGAGCCCTGAGATTCCCATGGCGAAAAGCCAAACGAAAAAGCCTCCTTCAAAGGAGGCGACGATTTTGGGGGACCGCCCAGACGATAACTGTGGCCAATGCAGAGGCAGGGTTTGCATACTTTCTTACTTTAATTATACGACCAGCTCTCCTTCACCGATCGGCGAAGCCGCGGCGGCGACGGAGACTCTTTCGTGCGGCGATCGCGAAAAACCCGAGCGCGCTCGCAACCAACCCCAGGAGAGTCGGGTTCGCGATTCCAAGACCGCGCCCGCCGGTGAGCAGATGCGTCGCCACTAGCACCGGGACTCCTGTCAGTATCGCCGCGAATGCGTGGGCCCGCCCCACGTTTCTCGAATGGAGAGAAGCCACAACCGGCACGAAAAGGCTCACGCTCAGAAGTGCATAGAAAATCGAAAGCGTCTGGATGACGCTCTCGAACAAGAGGGCAATACCGATCCCGAGGAGCCCACCCGCGACCGCCGCGAAGCGCGCCACTCGCAGCACCTCGGCGTCACCGGCGCTCGGTCGCAGGAACCGTCCATAGAGATCGCGGGCCAAGGAGGTCGCCAGCATGAAGAGAATCGCATCGGCCGAGCTCACTTCCGCCGAGAAGATCGCAGCCAGACCCAGACTTCCGAGCGCGAGCGGCATTCGCTCCACGAGAAGGGTAGGCAGCGCGAGATCGTCGCTGGAGAGTTCGGGAAAATGGACACGTGCCACCATGCCGAGAAGAGGCGGTAAGAACGCGAACAGCAGCAAGGCGAAGCCCGCGAGCGACACCGCCAGCCGCACCGTCCTCTCGTCACGGGCTCCGTAGACTTTCTGCAGCAGACCCGGCGAGACGATGAAAGCCGGGACGAGGAGCGCCACATAGCGTGCCGCCGGCACTCCACCTTCCCAGACATCCAACCGGATCGGATCGATCGCCGCGAGCCCTCCAATGGATCCGAGAGCCACTGGGACGGCAATCACGAAACCAATTCCGAGCACGGCGAGCTGAACGAGGTTCACCCAAGCGGAGGACAGAAGGCCGCCGGCAGTGAAATAGGCGGTCATTACCACTCCGCCCATGAGGCACCCCCAGGTTTTGGGAACCCCGGCCACCGCTTCGAGCACTCGGGCAACGGCGAGAAGCTGTGCTGCCAGAACGAAGAGCGTGCCGACCCACAGGAGGCTCGATACCACGAAGCGAACGGCGCTGCCGTAGCGAAGCTCGAGCAGATCCCCGACGGTCTGGAGGTCGTGCTCCTTGGCGACGCGCCAGATCCTGGGGCCTACCCACCAGCCGAGAGCGAGCGTGCCGATTCCCGCCGAGCCCACCCACCACCATGCGGAAAGGCCGCGCGAGTAGCCGAGAGCGGCCGCACCCACCGTCGAGCCGGCGCCGATGTTTGCCGCCAGAAGGGTCGAGAACAGCAGCACGGGACCCAGATTTCGGCCGGCGACGAAGAAAGCACCCGTGGTCCGGACCCATCGCCCAATCACGGCGCCGAGGAGGACGAGGACTGTCGAGTAGACGACGATGGAGACGAGGTGGGGGCTCAACGCAGCCAGGAACGCCGATGGACGAGGATGCTCCCGCCTTCGGCAAGGCTACGGCGGGCAGGCGCCGTTGCCAGGCCCTTCCTCGCTGCGCCACGCATGATCGGCGCATTCTGCGCGCCATGCCACCCGGAGTGCAAGCCGACTCATGGGATATGCTCTGCGCGATGCATTCGCTCGATTTCTGAGTACGAAACGATGGAGCAGGCCACCACCCTCGTGCTGATGGCTAGTGCGGCATTCTGTCTCCCGCTGCTCTCCACTCGCCTCTTCGTTCCCGCGGTCGTGCTCGAGCTTCTTTTCGGCATCCTGATCGGTCCCGTAACCGGGTGGGTGTCGGGGACGGAGCTCGTCGATCTGCTCGCCGAGCTCGGTCTTTTTCTGCTCATGTTCCTCGCCGGTTTCGAGATCGACTTTCGCGCCCTCGAGCAGCAGGGACACACCCGGCTCGCGATGCTTCTCGTCGTGTTTCTGCTCACGCTCGGCGTGGCCCAGTGGTGCACGATTCATCTGGGTCTCGATGCCTTCATGACTCTCGTTCTGGCTACGACATCCGTCGGACTGGTCGTTCCCACGCTCCGGAGCACTCGGCGCACGTTCACGCGACTCGGGCAGTACATCCTCGTTTCGGCAGTATTTGCCGACTTCCTCACGCTCGTGCTGGTGGCAATGTTCGCTCTCGTCGAGCGGCACGGCTTTGGTATCGAGCTCCTCAAGATGCCGACGCTTTTCATCGCCATCACCTTCGTGCTCCGCACCCTGAGGCTGGCCGTCTGGTGGTACCCTCACCGATTCCGCCGCCTGTTTTCCGCCGACGACCCCGAAGAGCTGGGCATAAGGGCCAGCCTCGCCCTCATGCTCGCTTTCGTCGGGCTTTCGACAGCGCTCGACGTCGAGCCCATTCTGGGGGCATTTCTCGCGGGAACGGTGTTCGCGCTGGTGTTTCGTAACCCGGGTCATCTCCAGGAGCAGCTGAGCGGTTTTTCCTATGGCTTCCTCATCCCGATCTTCTTCATCAACGTGGGACTCCGGTTCGAGATCACGTTGCTCGAGAGTGCTCAAGTGCTCACGCGGGCGCTGGTCGTCATCCTGGTCGCTTTCGGCGTGAAGATCCTGCCCAGCCTGGTTTTCATGGTTCGCGGCCTCTCTTTTCGCGAGGCATTCGCCGCCGGCGTATTGCTTTCCGCCCGCCTGAGCCTCATCATTGCCGTCGCCACCGTGGGTGTCGAGCTTGGACTTCTGTCGCTCGAAGATCGCGCCATCGCGATTCTTCTGGCGGCCGTCACCGCTACCTCTGCCCCAACCCTGTTTCGTGCCCTCGCGCCGCCTCTCCCCCCGAGGACGACAGCCGACGCAGCAGGCTAAGGAAAACGCGATCACAGGTCCTGCCGCGGCATCGAGCACTGTAGTAGAATTCCAGGTCGACAAGGAGGTACTCATGTCCTACGCCACCTCACGTCGGTCCTTCCTCGTTCATCTGGGCGCTTCCGCCGCCGTGGTCCGAGCCGGGTTTCACGGAACGAGCGAAGCTCTCGCCGAAACCTCCTTGGACGGCGAGCCCTACTGGCAGCTCGTTCGCTCCCAGTTCTCGTTTCGCGAAGAGAAAGTTCCGATGAACGCCGCGAACCTCTGCCCGTCGCCACGAGCCGTCGCCGAGCGGGTTACCGAGCTCACCCAGGACATCGACCGCGATTGCTCCTTCAACAACCGGGCGAAGTTCAGGGATCTGCTCGAGGCCTCTCGCGCCAAAGTGGCGAAGCAGCTCCGCGTGAGCGAGGACGAGATTGCCCTGGTGCGCAACACGAGCGAGGCCAACAACACCGTGAACAATGGCCTGAAACTCGCCGAAGGCGATGAGATTCTGCTCTGGGACCAGAACCATCCGACCAACAACGTCGCCTGGGACGTGCGCGCTGCTCGGTACGGGCTCGTGGTCAAACGAGTTTCGACACCGACCGCGCCGCAGACGGCGTCCGAGCTTGCCGACGTCTTTTCCCAGTCGTTCACGACCCGAACGAAAGTCCTCGCGGTCACCCACGTCTCGAACGTCAGCGGAATCCGGCTGCCCGTTCGGGAGCTCACCGCCCGGGCGCATGAGCGCGGCATCTACGTGCACGTCGACGGCGCGCAGACCTGGGGCGCGCTCGACCTCGACCTGCGCGAGATCGGCTGCGACTCGTATTCCGCCTCGGCCCACAAGTGGTTCATGGGTCCCAAGGAAGCCGGGATTCTTTACGTGAAGG contains:
- a CDS encoding sodium:solute symporter family protein, with protein sequence MSPHLVSIVVYSTVLVLLGAVIGRWVRTTGAFFVAGRNLGPVLLFSTLLAANIGAGSTVGAAALGYSRGLSAWWWVGSAGIGTLALGWWVGPRIWRVAKEHDLQTVGDLLELRYGSAVRFVVSSLLWVGTLFVLAAQLLAVARVLEAVAGVPKTWGCLMGGVVMTAYFTAGGLLSSAWVNLVQLAVLGIGFVIAVPVALGSIGGLAAIDPIRLDVWEGGVPAARYVALLVPAFIVSPGLLQKVYGARDERTVRLAVSLAGFALLLFAFLPPLLGMVARVHFPELSSDDLALPTLLVERMPLALGSLGLAAIFSAEVSSADAILFMLATSLARDLYGRFLRPSAGDAEVLRVARFAAVAGGLLGIGIALLFESVIQTLSIFYALLSVSLFVPVVASLHSRNVGRAHAFAAILTGVPVLVATHLLTGGRGLGIANPTLLGLVASALGFFAIAARKSLRRRRGFADR
- a CDS encoding cation:proton antiporter — translated: MEQATTLVLMASAAFCLPLLSTRLFVPAVVLELLFGILIGPVTGWVSGTELVDLLAELGLFLLMFLAGFEIDFRALEQQGHTRLAMLLVVFLLTLGVAQWCTIHLGLDAFMTLVLATTSVGLVVPTLRSTRRTFTRLGQYILVSAVFADFLTLVLVAMFALVERHGFGIELLKMPTLFIAITFVLRTLRLAVWWYPHRFRRLFSADDPEELGIRASLALMLAFVGLSTALDVEPILGAFLAGTVFALVFRNPGHLQEQLSGFSYGFLIPIFFINVGLRFEITLLESAQVLTRALVVILVAFGVKILPSLVFMVRGLSFREAFAAGVLLSARLSLIIAVATVGVELGLLSLEDRAIAILLAAVTATSAPTLFRALAPPLPPRTTADAAG
- a CDS encoding aminotransferase class V-fold PLP-dependent enzyme; translated protein: MSYATSRRSFLVHLGASAAVVRAGFHGTSEALAETSLDGEPYWQLVRSQFSFREEKVPMNAANLCPSPRAVAERVTELTQDIDRDCSFNNRAKFRDLLEASRAKVAKQLRVSEDEIALVRNTSEANNTVNNGLKLAEGDEILLWDQNHPTNNVAWDVRAARYGLVVKRVSTPTAPQTASELADVFSQSFTTRTKVLAVTHVSNVSGIRLPVRELTARAHERGIYVHVDGAQTWGALDLDLREIGCDSYSASAHKWFMGPKEAGILYVKEENVPRIWPNVVAPGWGDDVDPDPKGARKFESLGQRDDGCLAAIGTTADFHDSIGVSRVEARVVALATSLKNGLAEAGFTLVTPRDPELSGGVCIVAVDRDKRGGAVDRLYHEHGIAGSTSGGLRLCPHVYNTMEHVERAVAGAKAILA